The proteins below are encoded in one region of Flavobacterium sp. IMCC34852:
- the rpmF gene encoding 50S ribosomal protein L32, giving the protein MAHPKRKTSKTRRDKRRTHYKATVAQIATCPITGEAHLYHRAYWHEGKMYYRGQVVIDKSVAVA; this is encoded by the coding sequence ATGGCACATCCTAAGAGAAAAACCTCGAAAACAAGAAGAGATAAAAGAAGAACTCATTATAAAGCAACTGTTGCCCAAATCGCAACTTGCCCTATAACAGGTGAAGCACATTTATACCACAGAGCTTACTGGCATGAAGGTAAAATGTATTACAGAGGACAAGTAGTTATTGATAAATCAGTGGCTGTTGCTTAA
- a CDS encoding beta-ketoacyl-ACP synthase III has product MTTITAAITAVGAYVPEFVLSNQVLETMVDTNDEWITTRTGIKERRLLKDKGKGTSYMAIKAAQDLISKANINPEEIDLVIMATATPDMPVASTGVYVATQIGAVNAFAYDLQAACSSFLFGMSNAAAYIQSGRYKKVLLIGADKMSSIIDYTDRATCIIFGDGAGAVLFEPNYEGLGLQDEFLRSDGIGREYLKIDAGGSILPPTAETVANGQHFVFQDGKTVFKYAVSGMADVSEKIMERNNLTKDDVNWLIAHQANKRIIDATASRMGVDEEKVLVNIQKYGNTTSATLPLLLSDFENKFKKGDNLIFAAFGGGFTWGSIYLKWAYNKQQ; this is encoded by the coding sequence ATGACTACAATTACAGCCGCAATTACCGCAGTTGGAGCTTATGTTCCGGAATTTGTACTCTCAAATCAAGTACTGGAAACCATGGTTGACACCAATGACGAATGGATTACCACTCGCACCGGAATCAAGGAAAGAAGACTTTTAAAAGACAAAGGTAAAGGCACTTCGTATATGGCTATCAAAGCCGCTCAGGATTTAATTTCCAAAGCCAACATCAACCCCGAAGAAATCGACTTAGTCATTATGGCAACTGCGACTCCGGATATGCCGGTGGCTTCTACCGGTGTTTATGTCGCTACTCAAATTGGCGCTGTAAACGCTTTTGCGTATGATTTACAAGCCGCTTGTTCGAGTTTCTTATTTGGCATGTCTAATGCCGCAGCTTACATCCAATCAGGCAGATACAAAAAAGTGTTGTTGATTGGTGCTGATAAAATGTCCTCTATCATTGACTACACCGACAGAGCGACTTGTATCATCTTTGGAGATGGCGCTGGTGCAGTTTTATTCGAACCAAATTATGAAGGTTTGGGATTACAAGACGAGTTTTTAAGAAGCGACGGAATCGGTAGAGAATACCTTAAAATTGATGCCGGCGGTTCAATTCTTCCTCCAACCGCTGAAACAGTTGCCAACGGACAACACTTTGTATTTCAGGATGGAAAAACCGTTTTTAAATATGCAGTATCTGGGATGGCTGATGTGAGTGAGAAAATCATGGAGCGCAACAACTTAACCAAAGATGATGTGAATTGGTTAATTGCCCACCAAGCCAACAAAAGAATCATTGATGCAACGGCCAGCAGAATGGGTGTAGACGAAGAAAAAGTATTGGTAAACATTCAAAAATACGGAAATACAACTTCAGCAACTTTACCTTTGTTGTTGAGCGATTTCGAAAATAAATTTAAAAAAGGAGATAATTTAATTTTTGCAGCATTTGGAGGTGGATTCACTTGGGGTTCTATCTATTTAAAATGGGCATACAACAAACAACAATAA
- the accB gene encoding acetyl-CoA carboxylase biotin carboxyl carrier protein, protein MDLKEIQNLIKFVSNSGVAEVKLETGDVKITIRTTLEGNTPDITYVQQAPMQQAMAAPVAAAPVAAAPVAAAPAADDNSKYVTIKSPMIGTFYRKPSPDKPVFVEVGSTIQKGDVLCVVEAMKLFNEIEAEVTGKIVKILVDDMSPVEFDQPLFLVDPS, encoded by the coding sequence ATGGATTTAAAAGAAATTCAAAACTTAATCAAATTTGTATCCAATTCCGGGGTTGCCGAAGTAAAGTTAGAAACAGGTGATGTAAAAATTACTATCAGAACAACTCTTGAAGGAAATACACCTGATATTACTTATGTACAACAAGCGCCAATGCAACAAGCTATGGCTGCTCCTGTAGCCGCTGCTCCTGTAGCTGCCGCACCGGTTGCCGCTGCTCCTGCTGCTGATGACAATTCAAAATATGTTACTATAAAATCACCAATGATTGGAACATTCTACCGCAAGCCTTCTCCGGACAAACCGGTATTTGTGGAAGTGGGAAGTACTATCCAAAAAGGTGACGTACTTTGTGTGGTTGAAGCGATGAAGTTGTTCAACGAAATCGAAGCAGAAGTTACCGGTAAAATCGTTAAAATTTTAGTAGACGATATGTCGCCTGTAGAGTTTGACCAACCGTTATTCTTGGTAGATCCATCTTAA
- the accC gene encoding acetyl-CoA carboxylase biotin carboxylase subunit, producing MFKKILIANRGEIALRVIRTCKEMGIKTVAVYSTADAESLHVKFADEAVCIGPPPSNLSYLKMANIIAAAEITNADAIHPGYGFLSENAKFSKICQEHGIKFIGASPEMIDKMGDKATAKATMKAAGVPCVPGSDGLLESFEEAQRLAKEMGYPVMLKATAGGGGKGMRAVWKPEDLLKAWEGARQESAAAFGNDGMYMEKLIEEPRHIEIQVVGDSYGKACHLSERDCSVQRRHQKLTEETPSPFMTDELRTKMGEAAVKAAEFIKYEGAGTVEFLVDKHRNFYFMEMNTRIQVEHPITEQVIDYDLIREQILVAAGVPISGKNYLPQLHSIECRINAEDPYNDFRPSPGKITVLHAPGGHGVRLDTHVYAGYTIPPNYDSMIAKLITTAQTREEAINKMKRALDEFYIEGVKTTIPFHRQLMDEPDYVAGNYTTKFMESFKMNDPE from the coding sequence ATGTTTAAAAAAATATTAATTGCCAATAGAGGGGAAATTGCGCTTCGCGTTATCAGAACCTGTAAAGAAATGGGCATCAAGACCGTGGCGGTTTACTCAACCGCCGATGCGGAAAGTTTACACGTAAAGTTTGCAGATGAAGCTGTTTGTATCGGACCACCGCCAAGTAATTTGTCTTATTTAAAAATGGCGAATATCATTGCGGCGGCCGAAATCACTAATGCCGATGCCATTCATCCGGGTTACGGATTCCTTTCGGAAAATGCTAAGTTTTCTAAAATTTGTCAGGAACATGGTATCAAATTTATTGGGGCTTCACCGGAAATGATTGATAAAATGGGTGACAAAGCTACGGCGAAAGCGACCATGAAAGCAGCCGGTGTTCCTTGTGTTCCGGGTTCTGACGGTTTGTTAGAGTCTTTTGAAGAAGCACAAAGATTAGCCAAAGAAATGGGATATCCCGTGATGTTGAAAGCAACTGCCGGTGGTGGTGGAAAAGGAATGCGTGCCGTATGGAAACCCGAAGATTTATTAAAGGCATGGGAAGGCGCTCGTCAGGAATCTGCTGCGGCATTTGGAAATGACGGGATGTATATGGAAAAATTAATCGAAGAACCTCGTCATATTGAGATTCAAGTAGTGGGTGATTCTTATGGAAAAGCTTGTCACTTATCAGAAAGAGATTGTTCGGTGCAACGTCGTCACCAAAAATTGACTGAAGAAACGCCGTCTCCGTTTATGACGGACGAATTGAGAACTAAAATGGGTGAAGCCGCTGTAAAAGCAGCCGAATTTATCAAATACGAAGGTGCCGGAACGGTAGAATTCTTGGTGGACAAACACCGAAACTTCTACTTCATGGAAATGAATACCCGTATCCAAGTAGAGCACCCTATTACGGAACAAGTTATTGATTACGATTTGATTCGTGAGCAGATATTGGTAGCGGCCGGTGTGCCAATTTCGGGTAAAAACTATTTACCGCAATTGCACTCTATTGAATGTCGTATCAACGCCGAAGATCCTTACAATGACTTCCGTCCTTCGCCGGGTAAAATTACCGTTTTACATGCGCCGGGTGGACACGGAGTGCGTTTGGATACACACGTTTACGCAGGGTATACGATCCCGCCGAATTATGACTCGATGATTGCCAAGTTGATTACAACCGCGCAAACCAGAGAAGAAGCCATCAACAAAATGAAACGCGCTTTGGATGAGTTTTACATTGAAGGTGTAAAAACGACCATTCCGTTCCACAGACAATTGATGGACGAGCCGGATTATGTTGCCGGAAATTATACTACGAAGTTTATGGAGAGTTTTAAAATGAACGATCCGGAATAG
- a CDS encoding S9 family peptidase produces MKKIFFIILGTMSINATAQQVLTPETMWQLGRVTSLGLSKDGKSVVYKVATPSVADNKSNTKFYTIPVTGGTPTEVADTKEILADKNVSPDGLYILSNQEVKTENVLGKDIYSDLSKSDAQVYNGLDYRHWDTWNNGSHNHVFYAENKAKAKGIDIMPNEPYDSPQKPFGGDEDYIWSPDSKSIIYVCKKKAGTAYAVSTNTDLYEYNLETKTTKNLTENNPGYDMNPVFSPTGNLTWLQMKRDGYEADKNDLIVRFKGIDMNLTANWDGSVDNFIWSADGKKIYFTAAVDGAKHLFEVNFPGLTRIAVTVRQITSGDFDVNDLVGFSGDNIIVTRTDMNHAAEIYSYNFKKKTWLQLTKTNDETYAKLALPKYERRYVTTTDGKKMLVWLILPPNFDKTKKYPTLLYCQGGPQSPLTQSYSFRWNFSLMASQGYVIVAPNRRGMYGHGQAWNEQISKDWGGQVMDDYLSAIDDVANESYVDRARLGAVGASYGGYSVFYLAGIHGNRFKTFISHCGVFNLESMYGTTEEVFFNNWDHGGAYWEKDNADAQKAYTEFNPIKMVDKWNTPILIIQGGKDYRVPIGQGQEAFQAAQLRGIKSRFMLFPEENHWVLKPQNALVWQREFYKWLKETL; encoded by the coding sequence ATGAAAAAAATCTTTTTTATAATCCTCGGTACCATGAGCATAAACGCAACAGCGCAGCAAGTATTGACGCCCGAAACCATGTGGCAACTCGGCAGAGTAACTTCGCTCGGCCTTTCTAAAGACGGCAAATCGGTAGTCTATAAAGTGGCGACGCCATCCGTAGCCGATAATAAATCGAATACCAAATTTTATACTATTCCGGTAACCGGCGGAACACCAACAGAAGTGGCTGACACCAAAGAAATATTGGCAGACAAAAATGTTTCTCCTGATGGTTTATATATTCTTTCTAATCAAGAAGTAAAAACCGAAAATGTATTAGGCAAAGACATTTATTCCGATTTAAGCAAATCAGATGCCCAAGTCTATAACGGTTTAGATTACCGCCATTGGGATACTTGGAACAACGGTTCGCACAACCACGTTTTCTACGCCGAAAACAAAGCTAAAGCCAAAGGCATTGACATCATGCCCAACGAACCTTACGACAGTCCGCAAAAACCTTTCGGTGGCGATGAAGATTACATTTGGTCACCGGACAGCAAAAGCATCATTTACGTTTGCAAAAAGAAAGCAGGAACAGCATACGCCGTTTCAACCAACACCGATTTATACGAATACAATCTCGAAACCAAAACCACCAAAAACCTAACCGAAAATAATCCGGGTTACGATATGAATCCGGTGTTTTCCCCAACCGGAAACTTAACTTGGTTGCAAATGAAACGCGATGGTTACGAAGCCGATAAAAACGATTTAATCGTTCGTTTCAAAGGCATCGATATGAACCTAACCGCCAATTGGGACGGCAGTGTCGATAATTTCATTTGGAGTGCCGATGGTAAAAAAATCTATTTCACCGCAGCGGTTGATGGCGCCAAACATTTATTCGAAGTCAATTTCCCGGGTTTAACCCGAATTGCAGTTACGGTTAGACAAATTACTTCAGGTGATTTTGACGTGAATGATTTAGTAGGTTTCTCAGGCGATAATATCATCGTAACGCGCACCGATATGAACCACGCGGCCGAAATCTATTCGTATAACTTCAAGAAAAAAACCTGGTTGCAACTCACCAAAACCAACGACGAAACCTACGCCAAATTGGCTTTACCCAAATACGAAAGACGTTATGTAACCACCACTGATGGTAAGAAAATGTTGGTTTGGCTAATTCTCCCTCCGAATTTTGATAAAACCAAAAAATACCCAACACTTTTATACTGCCAAGGCGGACCGCAATCACCATTGACGCAAAGCTATTCTTTCCGCTGGAACTTCTCTTTGATGGCTTCACAAGGCTATGTAATCGTGGCGCCAAACCGTCGCGGAATGTATGGTCACGGACAAGCTTGGAACGAACAAATCTCTAAAGATTGGGGCGGGCAAGTAATGGATGACTACCTTTCGGCGATTGATGACGTGGCTAACGAAAGTTATGTTGACAGAGCACGTTTAGGCGCTGTTGGAGCGAGCTACGGCGGGTATTCGGTATTCTACCTGGCCGGAATCCATGGTAATCGTTTTAAAACGTTTATTTCACATTGCGGGGTTTTCAATTTGGAAAGCATGTATGGCACCACCGAAGAAGTGTTCTTCAACAACTGGGATCACGGCGGCGCTTATTGGGAAAAAGACAATGCCGATGCCCAAAAAGCCTATACTGAATTCAACCCAATTAAAATGGTAGACAAATGGAACACGCCTATCCTAATCATCCAAGGCGGAAAAGACTACCGTGTGCCTATCGGACAAGGACAAGAAGCTTTCCAAGCGGCACAATTGCGAGGCATCAAAAGCCGTTTCATGCTCTTCCCCGAAGAAAACCACTGGGTGCTAAAACCACAAAACGCCTTAGTATGGCAACGTGAGTTTTACAAATGGTTGAAAGAAACTTTATAA
- a CDS encoding DUF5689 domain-containing protein — protein MKTTFLKPILALAFVASFSSSCINDDEYDTPQVDCIETTLQKTKEVSEISASSTVTQYLQDDVIEAYVVSSDKGGNFFKTISFQTLPTQTQPQPSAFSVPVDVTSTFISFEPGRKVLIKMKDLYTDLSNGGKRIGGIFVSSSNTPSVGRLSPALYRTALNKSCTIVPEDQLKRTLTIPQLLNDANINTLVELEGVQFSNQAITSTYYNSANDLGGATNHLLTDSEGNSVIFRTSSFANFAAKPVAQGRGKVRGILTKFGTDYQFLARTEDDIQLTGPRLVPIFSENFESISSTGNGQNVALPGWSNVSMNGGNEKWEARIFSNNKYAQFSPFGITPAENNVDTRLITPAINLDNTTGEFLRFGSKIGFANGEAVTVWISTDYNGAGTVAAVNAATWVQLNATFAAQTASFPTNFTSSGNVDLSSYSGNVYISFRYVGGTNNITSTYQIDNIEVYAQ, from the coding sequence ATGAAAACAACATTTTTAAAACCAATCCTTGCGCTAGCTTTTGTAGCAAGTTTTTCATCAAGTTGTATTAATGATGATGAATATGATACTCCTCAAGTTGATTGTATTGAAACTACATTACAAAAAACTAAAGAGGTATCTGAAATCAGTGCCAGCTCTACAGTTACTCAGTATTTACAAGATGATGTAATTGAAGCTTATGTGGTTTCTTCTGATAAAGGCGGAAACTTTTTCAAAACGATTTCTTTCCAAACTTTACCAACCCAAACACAACCGCAACCATCAGCTTTTAGTGTTCCGGTTGATGTAACTTCTACTTTTATTTCTTTTGAACCGGGTAGAAAAGTGTTAATCAAAATGAAAGATTTGTACACTGATTTAAGTAACGGAGGAAAAAGAATCGGAGGCATTTTTGTTAGTTCTTCTAATACGCCTTCTGTGGGAAGACTTTCACCGGCTTTATACAGAACTGCGCTTAATAAATCTTGTACTATTGTTCCTGAAGATCAATTAAAAAGAACGTTAACCATTCCGCAATTGTTGAATGATGCTAATATCAATACTTTAGTTGAACTTGAAGGCGTTCAGTTTTCTAACCAAGCCATAACAAGTACTTACTATAATTCAGCCAATGATTTAGGAGGCGCAACAAACCATCTTTTAACGGATTCTGAAGGGAATTCGGTTATTTTCAGAACCAGTAGTTTTGCCAATTTTGCTGCTAAACCGGTAGCTCAGGGTAGAGGTAAAGTTAGAGGAATCTTAACAAAATTTGGTACAGATTATCAATTTTTGGCAAGAACAGAAGATGACATCCAACTTACCGGACCAAGATTAGTGCCAATTTTCTCAGAAAATTTTGAAAGTATTTCAAGTACAGGTAATGGTCAAAATGTAGCTCTACCAGGTTGGTCAAACGTTTCGATGAATGGAGGAAACGAAAAATGGGAAGCCAGAATTTTCAGCAATAATAAATACGCTCAGTTTTCTCCTTTCGGAATTACTCCGGCAGAAAATAATGTAGATACCCGATTAATTACACCGGCCATTAACTTAGATAACACTACAGGTGAATTTTTAAGATTCGGCTCTAAAATTGGTTTTGCTAATGGAGAAGCCGTTACCGTATGGATTTCAACTGACTATAATGGCGCAGGAACTGTTGCCGCTGTAAATGCTGCAACTTGGGTACAATTGAATGCTACTTTTGCTGCTCAAACTGCCAGTTTCCCAACTAACTTTACCAGTTCAGGTAATGTAGATTTATCTTCATATTCCGGAAATGTTTACATTTCTTTCCGTTATGTTGGAGGAACTAATAACATTACATCGACCTATCAAATTGACAATATTGAAGTTTATGCCCAATAA
- a CDS encoding carboxypeptidase-like regulatory domain-containing protein, whose amino-acid sequence MKKLVISTLFVMQVFFGFAQTTAGITGKVVDSKTQRPLQNVVASIQNTSLTVLTDVTGVFVFKEVPSGSQLLQIKSTGFKDQLLTVETEAGKVLDLGIVVLEEDITIEQQINLITILENDLGDDNSGSENTAGLLQASRDTYQQAAAFNWGQARFRIRGLDNEYSTTMINGVSMNKLLDNRPQWGNWGGLNDATRNQEFTMGSAPSDYTFGGILGTQEINTRASIYRKGTRISYAGTQTNYNWRAMATHASGMNKDGWAFVISASRRWAVEGYFEGTDYSANSVFASIEKKFNDKHSLNFTSIYAQNRRGRNSSNTDEITSIAGIKYNSYWGWQDGKKRNSRDREIEEPINMLTHYWKMSDKTQLTTNVMYQFGEIGNSRLDFVNAANPDPTYYQNLPSYFSSLYNNDPETVPSSAYLPGGLGGVFTPNLIGAMDAPFLTQRQIDWNAMYRANTTPIIDENGNEIGREPTRSSYVLYEDRTEDKLFVANSILSSQLSDNIVMNAGASYSRLSSSNFQLLTDLLGGSSFLDIDTFQEGSAQQPDLNNPNREIGVGDKYGYNYKLYADHIDAFSQFKFTYKKIDFYLGQSFSRKTYQREGLYRNGIYATTSFGKSEKIEFDNFGFKGGLTYKISGKQFLTFNGLYMSKAPSMRNVFFNARLSNTPIRNLKSETVSNLDMSYVIKTPTFKARLTGFFANIKDATETSFFFAEGALEDNDGDGGDAFVAEIVTGLDKLNIGAELGLEYQITSTIKATVAASYGQYTYNNNPNVTLNDDARAARGLSTLVNLGESKLKNYRQPGIPQQAYALGLEYRDPKFWWVGANVNYLADTYLDVSSVLRTNSFLRNPADANGFQFPEATQSRVDELLKQEKFDPYTLVNLTGGKSWRISGKNPVTLGLFATLNNIFDVQYKTGGFEQARNANYRELNQDVSSGTPAFAPRYFYGFGRSYFFNFYINF is encoded by the coding sequence ATGAAAAAACTTGTTATTAGTACTTTATTTGTAATGCAAGTGTTTTTTGGTTTTGCGCAAACTACCGCCGGAATTACAGGGAAAGTAGTAGATTCTAAAACACAAAGGCCATTACAAAATGTTGTTGCTTCTATTCAAAACACCAGTCTCACTGTATTGACAGACGTTACCGGTGTTTTTGTATTTAAAGAAGTGCCTAGCGGTAGTCAGTTATTGCAAATTAAAAGCACCGGATTCAAAGACCAATTGTTAACTGTTGAGACAGAAGCCGGAAAAGTGTTAGATTTAGGAATTGTAGTTTTGGAAGAAGATATTACAATTGAACAACAAATTAACTTAATTACCATTTTGGAAAACGACTTGGGAGATGACAACAGCGGTTCTGAAAACACTGCCGGTTTGTTACAAGCTTCCAGAGATACATACCAACAGGCGGCGGCTTTCAATTGGGGTCAGGCTCGTTTTAGAATCAGAGGTTTGGATAATGAATATTCAACTACTATGATTAATGGGGTTTCCATGAACAAGTTATTAGATAACAGACCACAATGGGGAAATTGGGGTGGTTTAAATGATGCCACCAGAAACCAAGAGTTTACCATGGGTTCAGCTCCATCAGATTATACTTTTGGAGGGATTTTAGGAACACAAGAAATCAATACAAGAGCTTCAATTTACAGAAAAGGAACCCGTATTTCTTATGCGGGAACCCAAACCAATTATAATTGGAGAGCTATGGCTACCCATGCTTCAGGGATGAATAAAGACGGTTGGGCTTTTGTAATTTCAGCTTCAAGACGTTGGGCTGTAGAAGGTTATTTTGAAGGTACGGATTATTCTGCAAATTCTGTATTTGCCAGTATTGAGAAGAAGTTTAATGACAAACACAGTTTAAACTTCACTAGTATTTATGCTCAAAACAGAAGAGGGAGAAACTCCTCAAATACCGATGAAATTACCAGTATTGCCGGAATTAAATACAACTCATATTGGGGATGGCAAGATGGGAAAAAGAGAAATTCTCGCGACAGAGAAATAGAAGAACCTATTAATATGTTAACGCATTACTGGAAAATGAGTGATAAAACACAATTAACCACCAATGTAATGTATCAATTTGGCGAAATAGGTAACTCAAGATTAGACTTTGTGAATGCTGCTAATCCGGATCCTACTTATTACCAAAATTTACCCAGCTATTTTTCTTCATTATACAATAATGACCCGGAAACTGTTCCGAGTTCAGCCTATTTACCGGGAGGTTTAGGCGGTGTGTTTACCCCTAACTTGATAGGAGCAATGGATGCGCCGTTTTTAACCCAAAGACAGATTGATTGGAATGCTATGTATAGAGCAAACACCACTCCAATTATTGATGAAAACGGTAATGAAATCGGAAGAGAACCAACCAGAAGTTCTTATGTGCTTTATGAAGACAGAACGGAAGATAAATTATTTGTGGCTAACAGTATCTTAAGTTCGCAATTGTCCGATAATATTGTTATGAATGCAGGCGCTAGCTACAGCCGTTTGAGCTCCAGTAATTTTCAATTATTGACCGATTTACTTGGAGGTTCTTCTTTTTTAGATATTGATACCTTCCAAGAAGGTTCAGCACAACAACCGGATTTAAATAATCCAAATAGAGAAATAGGAGTTGGCGATAAATACGGTTATAATTACAAATTGTATGCTGATCACATTGATGCCTTTTCTCAATTTAAATTTACTTATAAAAAGATTGATTTTTATTTAGGACAATCTTTCAGCAGAAAAACATACCAAAGAGAAGGCTTGTACAGAAACGGAATCTATGCAACTACTTCATTTGGAAAAAGTGAGAAAATTGAATTTGACAATTTTGGATTTAAAGGTGGTTTGACCTATAAAATCTCCGGTAAACAGTTTTTAACTTTTAACGGATTGTACATGTCTAAAGCTCCTTCAATGAGAAATGTATTTTTCAATGCAAGACTTAGCAATACGCCAATCAGAAATTTGAAAAGCGAGACGGTATCTAACCTTGACATGAGTTACGTAATTAAAACACCAACTTTCAAAGCAAGACTTACAGGTTTCTTCGCTAACATTAAAGATGCTACTGAAACCTCATTCTTCTTCGCAGAAGGCGCTTTAGAAGATAATGATGGTGATGGAGGAGATGCTTTTGTGGCTGAGATTGTAACCGGATTAGACAAACTAAACATTGGTGCTGAACTTGGTTTAGAATACCAAATTACTTCTACAATCAAGGCTACTGTTGCCGCTTCTTATGGTCAGTATACTTACAATAATAATCCCAATGTTACTTTAAATGATGATGCAAGAGCCGCAAGAGGTCTTTCCACTTTAGTGAATTTGGGTGAGTCTAAACTTAAAAACTACAGACAACCCGGTATTCCTCAACAAGCTTATGCTTTAGGTCTAGAATACCGTGATCCTAAGTTTTGGTGGGTTGGTGCTAATGTGAATTATTTAGCCGACACTTATTTAGATGTGTCTTCTGTATTGAGAACCAATAGCTTTTTAAGAAATCCTGCAGATGCTAATGGTTTCCAATTTCCTGAAGCTACCCAAAGTCGCGTGGATGAATTGTTAAAACAAGAAAAATTTGATCCTTATACCCTTGTAAATTTAACCGGTGGTAAATCATGGAGAATATCCGGTAAAAATCCGGTAACTTTAGGATTGTTTGCTACATTAAATAATATTTTTGATGTACAATACAAAACCGGAGGATTTGAGCAGGCCAGAAACGCTAATTACAGAGAATTAAACCAAGATGTCTCAAGCGGAACACCAGCCTTTGCGCCACGTTATTTTTACGGTTTCGGAAGATCCTACTTTTTCAACTTCTATATTAATTTCTAA